DNA sequence from the Acidobacteriota bacterium genome:
TATTGCCGGCAAGTCGGCCCCTACCCGAAGCAGCACAGATCCCGCCATTAGTGCGAGAACACTTCCTGGAGGACGTGCAGGGCGCGCAGAGAGGCGGCTTTTGTGAGGCGGCCCAGTTTCTTGACCAAGCGGGACTTGTCGACGGTTCGGATCTGGTCGAGGACGACTTGGCCCTCCTTTTCCTGCAAGCGGCAATCGACCCGGGTGGGGTAAGGCCGTCCCTTAGTGGTCATGGGAGCGATGATGACCGTGCGGATATTGCGGTTAAGTTCGTCGGGGGAGATAACCAACGCTGGACGCGTCTTGCGGATCTCTGAGCCAACCGTGGGATCGAGATTGATGAGCCAGACGTCGAAGCGGCGCACTACCACTGCCACTCCTCCTCATCCCAGGTCGGGGCCGGCAGGTCGGCATCCAGCAAATGGTCGTCTCCACCCTCGGCCATCTGGCTGAGAGCCCGATCCCGGCGATCCTCATTGACCCTTCAGAGCACGAGAGACTAAACTCGTCGCAGGAATCCAGGAGGTGAGCGTGCGAGATTTCAGAGGCAGAGCGAAAGAAGTGGTTGTGGCTTTGGCGGCGGTCTTCTTAGCGGCCGGTTGGGCCTGGGGGCAGGAGGCTGAGGAGGAAACCCAGCCGGAAGTTCCCGAGTTCGAGGACATTTTGAACTTGAAGTCGCCTTCATCGCTGGCGATTTCGCCGGACGGGCGCAAGGTGGCCTATGTGGTGCGGGAGGCGGATTGGGAGGAGAACGAGTACGTGAGCCAGATCTGGCTGGCAGGGCCCGATGAGGAGCCGCGTCAGATGACCTTCGGCGAGAAGTCGGCCTCTTCGCCCCGATTCTCGCCCGACGGACGCTGGCTCTCCTTCACCTCTTCGCGCGACGAGAAGAACCAGGTCTTCCTGCTGCCTCTGGCGGGCGGCGAAGCCCGCAAGCTGACCGACGCCGAAGAAGGCGTG
Encoded proteins:
- a CDS encoding type II toxin-antitoxin system PemK/MazF family toxin, with product MAVVVRRFDVWLINLDPTVGSEIRKTRPALVISPDELNRNIRTVIIAPMTTKGRPYPTRVDCRLQEKEGQVVLDQIRTVDKSRLVKKLGRLTKAASLRALHVLQEVFSH